The window ATTCAGCATGACGGCGTTTACACCGTTGGCGATGGCAATATCATGATTGGTTTGAATTTTATCGACCTCATCCGTAATGTTTGCCAAAAAAAACTTTTTCTCACCCGTGATGGCTTCGGCTTTTTTGCGTAGTTCTCCGAGCAGTTTTGTTCTTTCGTACAATGTTGAATAGGAGGCGTCGGCTAACATTTCGTCGTCTTTTGGAACGTCGAGTCCGCCCAACCAGCTTTCATAAGCCACTGCGGCAAAATCTTTGGGGGTGAGTCCAATATTGGGTTTGATAACTCCAAAAAAAAGGGGACGATCATACACCTCCAATAAATTTCTGATGCCTTCGAGTCCAAACTGCGGTCCTTGAAAATTTTTCAAAAAAATTTCGGGGAAATCGATATTCATCAATTTGATGGCTGTAATACCGGGGGCATAAAAAACACCTTCCCCCAAAATGGTGGTCAACATATTTGGAATTTTGGGGCCAAAATTGATGTGGGGGTGGGCGATTGTTGCTTTGCAGTTATAAAATTTGGGACCTTTATTAAAAGGAGATTGAAAAAAGGGTTGATCTTTTACTTCCAGTATTTCCATATCTAGAAGTTTTGCACCATGTTTGGGACGAAAGTCTTCAT of the Deltaproteobacteria bacterium genome contains:
- a CDS encoding ribulose 1,5-bisphosphate carboxylase; amino-acid sequence: MKPIDIPHFKAKKSELNLEQYIILTYFFESQTDPEEAALHLCQEQSTAQWKRVGIDEDFRPKHGAKLLDMEILEVKDQPFFQSPFNKGPKFYNCKATIAHPHINFGPKIPNMLTTILGEGVFYAPGITAIKLMNIDFPEIFLKNFQGPQFGLEGIRNLLEVYDRPLFFGVIKPNIGLTPKDFAAVAYESWLGGLDVPKDDEMLADASYSTLYERTKLLGELRKKAEAITGEKKFFLANITDEVDKIQTNHDIAIANGVNAVMLN